In Leucobacter sp. CX169, a single genomic region encodes these proteins:
- a CDS encoding ABC transporter permease, producing the protein MTENTATGGVARVDGASGTDAAGAKTRGPKNWRPFLLLIPAFMIVTLFFLAPLIDVFIRSVTDPVPGLQNYVWLFSTEANLNVVLRTFGTAILVTFVCLLLAYPYAYLMTIVSDRTRNMMQLFIMMPLWTSILVRTLAWMVLLQDTGPINGLLEVWFGIGPIPLIRTTFGVALGMSQVLLPFMVLPLYSSMSKIDKRLLPAASNLGANPVTAFFTVYLPLSKPGIFSGGVTVFILGLGFYIIPALLGSSKEIMISALIQQQISVFLMWGQGTALGIFLLACTIAILVLVSRFNRNGSLFPGVDR; encoded by the coding sequence ATGACCGAAAACACTGCTACCGGGGGCGTCGCGCGAGTGGACGGCGCCTCCGGCACGGATGCGGCAGGGGCGAAGACTCGGGGGCCAAAGAACTGGCGTCCGTTCCTTCTGCTGATACCCGCATTCATGATCGTTACCCTGTTCTTCCTCGCGCCGCTCATCGATGTGTTTATTCGCTCCGTCACCGATCCCGTGCCGGGACTGCAGAACTACGTCTGGCTCTTTAGCACCGAGGCCAACCTCAACGTCGTACTCCGCACCTTCGGAACAGCGATCCTGGTCACCTTCGTGTGCCTGTTGCTTGCCTACCCCTACGCCTACCTGATGACCATCGTGTCGGACCGCACACGCAACATGATGCAGCTCTTCATCATGATGCCGCTGTGGACCTCGATCCTGGTGCGCACCCTCGCCTGGATGGTGTTGCTCCAAGACACCGGACCGATCAACGGCCTACTCGAGGTGTGGTTCGGGATCGGCCCGATCCCGCTGATCCGCACGACGTTCGGCGTCGCCCTCGGCATGAGCCAGGTCTTGCTCCCGTTCATGGTGCTGCCTTTGTACTCATCGATGTCAAAGATCGACAAGCGTCTGTTGCCCGCCGCATCCAACCTCGGGGCAAACCCGGTGACGGCCTTCTTCACGGTGTATCTGCCGCTGTCCAAGCCCGGAATCTTCTCGGGTGGAGTGACGGTCTTCATCCTGGGCCTCGGCTTCTACATCATCCCGGCGTTGCTGGGTTCGTCGAAGGAGATCATGATTTCGGCGCTCATCCAGCAGCAGATCAGCGTCTTCCTCATGTGGGGCCAGGGCACTGCGCTCGGTATTTTTCTGCTCGCCTGCACGATCGCGATCCTCGTCTTGGTGTCGCGATTCAATAGGAACGGCAGTCTGTTCCCGGGGGTGGATCGCTGA
- a CDS encoding extracellular solute-binding protein, translating to MSTVNNTKARRGLGLVAGAAALALTLVGCSGASEPEPAADHNLGTPVAGEIKAGALDGVTLTFAGSGGVFQDGQTEALWDPFAKASGATMNQDAFDAGKLKAMVDAGNVSWDIVNTTQFDTARGCGTLYEEIDYSQIDISKVPEGTITDKCMVPQILYGLVVVYNTDKFGDNPPTSAADFFDTEKFPGKRTVSQSTYVDPQTVEFALTAQGKDVTDLSTDDIEGAFDMYKDLGDNVIGWTTGAQAQQQLESGEAVMGLVWSGRGYGAAAAGAPVAPMWDQWMIMVDSNGIPKGVKDKQAAFAAVNYSIGAEQQAKMSELTSYGGVNIDAKPKLDKQLAEWMTTEHLDTGIAPNVDFWVENYDALSAAWAGWATGN from the coding sequence ATGTCCACTGTGAACAACACAAAAGCTCGACGAGGCCTGGGTCTGGTCGCTGGCGCGGCAGCCCTCGCGCTGACTCTGGTCGGCTGTAGCGGAGCCTCCGAGCCGGAGCCCGCAGCAGATCACAACCTTGGCACGCCCGTCGCCGGTGAGATCAAGGCCGGCGCGCTCGACGGCGTCACACTCACGTTCGCCGGGTCCGGCGGAGTCTTCCAGGACGGCCAGACCGAAGCACTCTGGGACCCGTTCGCGAAGGCTTCCGGCGCGACGATGAACCAAGACGCGTTCGATGCCGGGAAGCTGAAGGCCATGGTGGACGCCGGCAACGTGAGCTGGGACATCGTGAACACGACGCAGTTCGACACCGCCCGTGGCTGCGGAACCCTGTACGAAGAGATTGACTACAGCCAGATCGATATTTCGAAGGTGCCCGAGGGCACGATCACCGACAAGTGCATGGTTCCTCAGATTCTGTATGGCCTCGTTGTTGTCTACAACACCGACAAGTTTGGGGACAACCCGCCCACGAGCGCCGCCGACTTCTTCGACACGGAGAAGTTCCCCGGGAAGCGCACCGTGAGCCAGTCCACCTACGTCGATCCTCAGACGGTCGAGTTTGCTCTCACGGCGCAGGGCAAGGACGTCACCGATCTGTCGACTGACGACATCGAAGGCGCCTTCGACATGTACAAGGATCTCGGCGACAACGTGATCGGTTGGACCACTGGCGCGCAGGCGCAGCAGCAGCTTGAATCCGGAGAAGCGGTGATGGGTCTCGTCTGGTCGGGCCGCGGCTACGGAGCCGCAGCGGCCGGGGCACCGGTTGCACCGATGTGGGACCAGTGGATGATCATGGTCGATTCGAACGGCATCCCGAAGGGTGTCAAGGACAAGCAGGCCGCCTTCGCAGCGGTGAACTACTCCATCGGCGCCGAGCAGCAGGCCAAGATGAGCGAGCTCACCTCGTACGGCGGGGTGAACATTGACGCCAAGCCGAAGCTGGATAAGCAGCTCGCTGAGTGGATGACCACCGAGCACCTGGATACCGGAATCGCGCCCAACGTCGACTTCTGGGTCGAGAACTACGATGCACTCTCTGCGGCATGGGCCGGCTGGGCGACCGGAAACTAA
- a CDS encoding PucR family transcriptional regulator has product MKFTVKSLIELPIARTVSLTPGVGEDRPITWAHVCELAEPGRWLGAGTLVMTTGIGVPATTAEQCTYLDGMYAAGISAVTVDPELIEVPFTAEALEHAAELGFPVLQTEHDVPFAVVGKAVAESVQQGRSARVQQTEQMYAALAAHPDSAPIEDLLDALGEMLGGPLTLHQRGSLGISNAPGTMQRIATGVVAIATHAPASPELKFEYPHTMNRTLLQHVASIVSSALSIQAANHRSEWLHGSLLLADLCDDSVASGPAENLVAAHGVLPPYFLAVLQSEGALATIDRAHATFAMLRIPALATTKDAQVLLLTGRNDALEEALAALADEQTRIGVSATFLGLAELQPALRQARSALIRNHQSGRVMHFEEHENASLFLPNSTEQLRHIARQVLGPLQTYDQQRGTSLTHTLRVFLEENCSWVRASERLFVHRQTLIARVSRIEKIIDRDLSAMEDTAECWLAVQAAIRCGDLAPNRDERPGAEA; this is encoded by the coding sequence ATGAAGTTCACGGTCAAGTCACTCATCGAGCTTCCCATCGCGCGCACGGTATCTCTGACCCCGGGGGTGGGGGAGGACCGGCCGATCACCTGGGCGCATGTCTGCGAGCTCGCAGAGCCAGGGCGATGGCTTGGGGCAGGCACGCTCGTGATGACGACCGGGATCGGGGTTCCGGCGACAACCGCCGAGCAGTGCACGTACCTCGACGGCATGTACGCCGCGGGAATCAGTGCGGTGACGGTCGACCCGGAACTCATCGAAGTTCCCTTCACCGCTGAGGCGCTTGAGCACGCTGCGGAACTAGGGTTTCCTGTGCTGCAGACAGAGCATGACGTGCCCTTTGCGGTGGTGGGAAAGGCCGTGGCGGAGAGCGTGCAGCAGGGCCGCTCTGCCAGAGTCCAGCAGACCGAGCAAATGTATGCGGCACTCGCGGCTCACCCGGATAGTGCCCCGATTGAAGACCTGCTCGATGCGCTCGGTGAAATGCTGGGCGGGCCGCTGACGCTTCACCAACGCGGCAGTCTCGGCATCTCGAATGCACCAGGGACGATGCAGCGCATCGCGACGGGCGTTGTCGCAATTGCGACCCATGCTCCCGCAAGCCCCGAGCTGAAGTTCGAGTACCCGCACACGATGAATCGCACCCTCCTGCAGCATGTCGCCAGCATCGTGAGTAGCGCGCTGTCAATACAGGCGGCAAACCATCGCAGTGAGTGGTTGCATGGCTCACTCCTGCTCGCGGACCTCTGCGACGATTCAGTGGCAAGCGGACCCGCAGAGAATCTCGTGGCCGCGCATGGGGTGCTGCCGCCCTATTTCCTCGCGGTGCTGCAGAGTGAGGGAGCGCTCGCGACGATCGACCGAGCACACGCGACCTTTGCGATGCTCAGGATCCCTGCACTCGCAACCACCAAGGACGCGCAGGTGCTGCTGTTGACCGGAAGGAACGACGCGCTTGAGGAGGCGCTGGCTGCGCTCGCTGACGAGCAGACGCGTATCGGAGTCAGTGCGACGTTTCTCGGGCTGGCAGAGTTGCAGCCCGCGCTGCGGCAGGCCCGCAGCGCCCTGATCCGGAACCATCAAAGCGGTCGCGTGATGCACTTTGAGGAGCACGAGAACGCCTCATTGTTCTTGCCGAACAGCACTGAGCAACTACGGCATATTGCGCGGCAAGTGCTGGGCCCGCTGCAAACCTACGACCAGCAGCGGGGGACCTCGCTCACGCACACACTCAGGGTGTTTCTTGAAGAAAACTGCAGCTGGGTGCGAGCATCAGAACGACTCTTCGTGCATCGACAGACGCTGATCGCGCGAGTTTCCCGCATTGAGAAGATCATCGACCGGGACCTCTCGGCGATGGAAGACACCGCAGAGTGCTGGCTCGCGGTGCAGGCAGCCATTCGATGTGGGGACCTCGCGCCAAACCGTGACGAGAGGCCCGGGGCCGAAGCGTAG
- a CDS encoding biotin carboxylase N-terminal domain-containing protein: MSRIRKVLIANRGEIAVRIIRAAHDSGIASVAVYADQDRDAMHAQLADEAYALVGTTSAETYLVIDKILAAARRSGADAVHPGYGFLAENAEFARAVIAAGMTWIGPSPEAIEQLGDKVSARHVAESVNAPLAPGTSDPVKDASEVLDFVDVHGLPVAIKAAFGGGGRGLKVAYERDEVAELFESATREAVSAFGRGECFVEKYLEKPRHVETQCLADQHGNVVVVSTRDCSLQRRHQKLVEEAPAPFLTDAQNAELVRASKEILKAVNYVGAGTCEFLVARDGTVSFLEVNTRLQVEHPVSEEITGIDLVREQFRIAEGGVLDYSDPVPHGHSFEFRLNGEDPGNGFLPAPGPVTQFKAASGPGVRVDTGVAAGDVISGSFDSMLGKLIVTGATREQALERARRALDEFEITGLPTVLPFHRKIVRDPAFTAQDGTFGVYTLWIEQEFENDIEPWEGEVPPLGVAASRQSVVVEVEGRRVEVTMPTSLLPLSDLEVTRGPAPRRAHGSSVATATGDSVSAPMQATVVKIAVEEGQQVSAGDLVVVLEAMKMEQSIFAHRDGIISSINAEAGTTVPSGHVLLSVIDAE; this comes from the coding sequence ATGTCTCGCATCCGTAAAGTGCTCATCGCCAACCGTGGCGAGATCGCCGTCCGCATTATTCGCGCAGCCCACGACAGCGGGATCGCCTCCGTCGCCGTCTACGCGGACCAGGATCGAGATGCCATGCACGCGCAGCTCGCCGACGAGGCGTACGCGCTGGTCGGCACGACGAGCGCCGAGACGTACCTCGTCATCGACAAGATTCTCGCCGCAGCTCGCCGCTCTGGCGCCGACGCCGTGCACCCCGGCTATGGCTTCCTCGCCGAGAACGCCGAGTTCGCGCGCGCCGTCATCGCCGCCGGAATGACCTGGATCGGCCCGAGCCCCGAGGCAATCGAGCAGCTCGGCGACAAGGTGTCCGCGCGCCACGTGGCCGAGAGCGTCAACGCGCCGCTCGCCCCCGGCACGAGCGACCCCGTCAAGGACGCGTCCGAGGTCCTCGACTTCGTCGATGTGCACGGCCTGCCCGTCGCGATCAAGGCGGCCTTCGGCGGCGGCGGCCGCGGCCTCAAGGTCGCCTACGAGCGCGACGAGGTCGCCGAGCTCTTCGAATCGGCCACCCGCGAGGCCGTGTCGGCTTTCGGCCGCGGCGAGTGCTTCGTCGAGAAGTATCTGGAGAAGCCCCGCCACGTCGAGACCCAGTGCCTCGCCGACCAGCACGGCAACGTCGTCGTCGTCTCGACCCGCGACTGCTCGCTGCAGCGTCGCCACCAGAAGCTCGTGGAAGAGGCGCCCGCGCCGTTCCTCACCGATGCGCAGAACGCCGAGCTCGTGCGCGCGTCGAAGGAAATCCTGAAGGCCGTGAACTACGTCGGCGCCGGCACCTGCGAGTTCCTCGTCGCACGTGATGGCACGGTCTCGTTCCTCGAGGTCAACACCCGCCTGCAGGTCGAGCACCCGGTCTCCGAGGAGATCACGGGCATCGACCTCGTGCGCGAACAGTTCCGCATCGCGGAGGGCGGCGTCCTCGACTATTCCGACCCCGTCCCCCACGGCCACTCGTTCGAGTTCCGCCTGAACGGCGAGGATCCGGGCAACGGCTTCCTCCCCGCCCCCGGCCCCGTTACGCAGTTCAAGGCGGCGAGTGGCCCCGGCGTGCGCGTCGACACGGGCGTTGCCGCAGGTGACGTCATCTCGGGATCCTTCGACTCGATGCTCGGCAAGCTCATCGTGACGGGCGCGACCCGCGAGCAGGCGCTTGAGCGTGCCCGCCGCGCGCTCGACGAGTTCGAGATCACCGGCCTGCCGACCGTGCTTCCGTTCCACCGCAAGATCGTACGCGATCCGGCGTTCACCGCGCAGGACGGCACGTTCGGCGTGTACACGCTCTGGATCGAGCAGGAGTTTGAGAACGATATCGAGCCTTGGGAGGGTGAGGTGCCGCCGCTCGGCGTCGCCGCGAGCCGCCAGAGCGTCGTCGTCGAGGTCGAGGGCCGCCGCGTCGAGGTCACCATGCCGACCTCGCTGCTGCCTCTGTCTGACCTCGAGGTCACTCGTGGTCCCGCTCCCCGCCGCGCGCACGGCAGCTCGGTCGCCACGGCAACCGGCGACTCGGTCTCCGCGCCCATGCAGGCCACGGTCGTCAAGATCGCGGTCGAAGAGGGCCAGCAGGTTTCCGCCGGCGACCTCGTCGTCGTGCTCGAGGCGATGAAGATGGAGCAGTCGATCTTCGCGCACCGTGATGGCATCATCAGCAGCATCAACGCCGAGGCCGGCACGACCGTGCCGAGCGGGCACGTGCTGCTCTCGGTGATCGACGCGGAGTAG
- a CDS encoding DUF937 domain-containing protein, which yields MNLDDILKNIPVSDIAEKLGVDQSTAEAAIQQAVPALLGGMTVNAQSSEGAQKLESALAKHQTPEAKIDLNAIDTEDGEKIVGHVFGEKKGDVVAALGAQADGGGMGDIIGKLLPMLAPIVMGLLANSMSKGNDNNAQAESAGGGIGDLLGGLLGGGDNNSSTGGGLGDLLGGLLGGGNNNSGGGLGDLLGGLLGGGKK from the coding sequence ATGAACCTTGACGACATCCTGAAGAACATCCCCGTCAGCGACATTGCCGAGAAGCTCGGGGTCGATCAGAGCACGGCGGAGGCCGCCATTCAGCAGGCGGTGCCTGCGCTGCTCGGCGGCATGACGGTCAACGCGCAGTCGAGCGAGGGTGCGCAGAAGCTCGAGTCCGCGCTCGCCAAGCACCAGACGCCCGAGGCGAAGATCGACCTCAATGCCATCGACACCGAGGACGGCGAGAAGATCGTCGGCCACGTGTTCGGCGAGAAGAAGGGCGACGTCGTCGCGGCACTGGGCGCTCAGGCGGACGGCGGCGGCATGGGCGACATCATCGGCAAGCTTCTCCCGATGCTCGCCCCGATCGTGATGGGCCTGCTCGCCAACAGCATGTCGAAGGGCAATGACAACAACGCCCAGGCTGAGTCCGCTGGCGGCGGCATCGGCGATCTGCTCGGCGGCCTGCTGGGCGGCGGAGACAACAACAGCAGCACGGGCGGTGGCCTGGGGGACCTGCTGGGCGGCCTACTCGGCGGCGGCAACAACAACTCGGGCGGTGGCCTGGGCGATCTCCTCGGCGGCCTCCTCGGTGGCGGCAAGAAGTAA
- a CDS encoding pyrimidine reductase family protein, with protein MTPALTREELFAAYALAGRDEPSIRVNFVSSADGALTVDGHSGGLGGVTDRRLMQVLRAMSDAILVGAGTVRSEGYAGVRPGARDAAWRADRGLEAVPPIVIVSGDLALDPGLGVFTEAAARPIVVTHSASPVEQRRALDPVADVLVCDPGASGRVDLSNARDQLAARGLTQLLSEGGPHLFGALLEANLVDELCLTVSPHLVGGSSGRILQGAGEAARPYVLAHALTDDEGFVFLRYTR; from the coding sequence ATGACACCTGCGCTCACCCGCGAGGAGCTGTTCGCCGCCTACGCGCTTGCCGGACGCGACGAGCCGAGCATTCGCGTGAACTTCGTCTCGAGCGCCGACGGCGCGCTCACCGTCGATGGCCACAGCGGGGGCCTGGGCGGAGTTACCGACCGACGGCTCATGCAGGTGCTCCGAGCGATGAGCGACGCGATCCTGGTCGGCGCCGGAACTGTGCGCTCCGAGGGCTACGCGGGGGTGCGGCCCGGCGCGAGGGATGCTGCCTGGCGGGCCGACCGGGGCCTCGAGGCGGTGCCGCCGATCGTGATCGTGAGCGGCGACCTCGCGCTCGACCCCGGACTGGGCGTCTTCACCGAGGCCGCGGCGCGGCCAATAGTGGTCACGCACTCGGCCTCCCCCGTCGAGCAGCGCCGCGCACTCGATCCGGTGGCGGACGTGCTCGTGTGTGACCCCGGGGCGAGCGGCCGCGTCGACCTCTCCAACGCCCGCGATCAGCTCGCCGCACGCGGCCTGACGCAACTGCTCTCTGAGGGCGGCCCCCACCTGTTCGGGGCGCTGCTCGAGGCGAACCTGGTCGACGAACTCTGTCTGACCGTCTCACCACACCTGGTGGGCGGCAGTTCAGGCCGCATCCTGCAGGGCGCCGGCGAAGCCGCGAGGCCCTACGTTCTCGCGCACGCGCTCACCGACGACGAGGGCTTCGTCTTCCTGCGGTACACCCGCTAA
- the folP gene encoding dihydropteroate synthase, giving the protein MTAAVEAAIEHPVRRFGDRNIDLSRRIAVMAVVNRTPDSFYDQGATFALDAAVAAGAAAFEAGADLVDVGGVRFAPGPPLPIDEECERVIPLVRELAQLGAVSVDTFQPEVARRAIAAGAAVINDTTGVHDPAMADVVADSDATLVVAHSRASPRTQLPMPHYDDVVAEVRAFLDERVALAESRGVPRERLIIDPGHDLNKNTRHSLELTRRLGELANSGLPLLVALSNKDFIGESLGRARDERLPGSLAAAVYCALQGARLLRVHNVRESVDAARMVESIWGWRDSVALVHNMRPEGNE; this is encoded by the coding sequence GTGACCGCGGCAGTCGAGGCGGCCATCGAGCACCCCGTTCGCCGGTTTGGCGACCGCAATATCGATCTCTCTCGCCGAATCGCGGTGATGGCGGTCGTCAACCGCACGCCCGACTCGTTCTACGACCAGGGGGCGACGTTCGCGCTCGACGCGGCCGTTGCGGCGGGCGCCGCAGCGTTCGAGGCCGGCGCCGATCTTGTGGACGTCGGCGGCGTGAGGTTCGCGCCTGGCCCGCCTCTCCCGATCGACGAGGAGTGCGAGCGTGTCATCCCGTTGGTGCGCGAGCTCGCGCAGCTCGGTGCCGTCAGCGTCGACACCTTCCAGCCTGAGGTTGCCCGGCGGGCGATCGCCGCCGGCGCCGCCGTCATCAACGACACCACCGGGGTGCATGACCCGGCAATGGCTGACGTGGTCGCGGACAGCGACGCCACACTGGTCGTGGCGCACAGCCGCGCGTCGCCACGCACTCAGCTCCCGATGCCGCACTATGACGACGTCGTGGCCGAGGTCCGCGCGTTTCTCGACGAGCGGGTCGCCCTCGCGGAATCTCGCGGTGTGCCCCGCGAGCGGCTGATCATCGACCCGGGGCACGACCTGAACAAAAACACTCGACACTCGCTTGAGCTGACCCGGCGCCTCGGCGAACTCGCGAATAGCGGGCTGCCGCTGCTCGTCGCGCTCTCGAACAAGGACTTCATCGGGGAGTCGTTGGGGCGCGCGCGGGACGAGCGCCTGCCCGGATCCCTCGCCGCCGCGGTGTACTGCGCGCTGCAGGGGGCACGGCTGCTGCGCGTGCACAACGTCCGCGAGAGCGTCGATGCCGCCCGCATGGTCGAGAGCATCTGGGGCTGGCGCGATTCGGTCGCGCTCGTGCACAACATGCGCCCGGAGGGGAACGAGTGA
- a CDS encoding MaoC family dehydratase N-terminal domain-containing protein: protein MSVNPEIQGKTYPPTRPYLVGREKVREFARAVMSESPVHYDVVAAQHAGYPDVVAPPTFAVVVQEFTLQQLLADPSAGVDFTRVVHGDQRFTYTRPIVAGDELFARLTIAAVKQLGGHSMVTASSDIRDATGAHVVTAISTLVVRGAEEDAA, encoded by the coding sequence GTGTCGGTGAACCCTGAAATTCAAGGCAAGACGTACCCTCCAACGCGGCCCTATCTGGTCGGTCGCGAGAAGGTGCGTGAGTTTGCGCGCGCGGTGATGAGTGAGTCACCCGTCCACTACGACGTGGTCGCGGCGCAGCACGCGGGCTACCCCGATGTGGTCGCTCCGCCGACCTTCGCGGTCGTGGTGCAGGAGTTCACGCTGCAGCAGCTGCTCGCCGACCCGTCGGCCGGCGTTGACTTCACTCGTGTGGTGCACGGCGATCAGCGCTTCACCTACACGCGCCCCATCGTGGCGGGCGACGAGCTGTTTGCTCGGCTCACCATTGCCGCGGTCAAGCAGCTCGGCGGCCACTCGATGGTGACTGCCTCGAGCGATATTCGCGACGCCACCGGCGCGCACGTCGTCACCGCGATTTCCACGCTCGTGGTGCGCGGCGCTGAGGAGGACGCGGCATGA
- a CDS encoding MaoC/PaaZ C-terminal domain-containing protein has translation MSIAPKFDALVIGEVIVDRELHFTRDRLVRYAGASGDFNPIHYRDDVAQSVGLPGVLAHGMLTMGAAASPVLDWLGGQGSVVDYQVRFTRPVPVDADGGATVRVTATVGTVDAEAQTARIDLRVVFADQTVLGKSQLVLAFAPHSA, from the coding sequence ATGAGCATTGCACCCAAGTTCGACGCCCTCGTCATCGGCGAGGTCATCGTCGACCGCGAACTCCACTTCACCCGCGACCGTCTGGTGCGGTATGCCGGGGCCTCGGGGGACTTCAACCCCATTCACTACCGCGACGACGTCGCGCAGTCCGTCGGCCTGCCCGGCGTGCTTGCCCACGGCATGCTCACGATGGGCGCCGCGGCATCGCCCGTGCTCGACTGGCTGGGCGGCCAGGGCAGCGTCGTTGATTACCAGGTCCGCTTCACGCGGCCGGTGCCGGTCGACGCCGACGGCGGGGCGACCGTGCGCGTCACCGCGACCGTCGGAACAGTCGACGCTGAGGCACAGACGGCCAGGATCGACCTGCGGGTCGTCTTCGCCGATCAGACCGTGCTCGGCAAGTCGCAGCTCGTCCTCGCCTTCGCCCCGCACTCGGCGTAG
- a CDS encoding UDP-N-acetylmuramate dehydrogenase, producing MTDQDLLNLERAPRLSELTTLRVGGPAERVLEAQTSDDLVRLAQQLWAEGEDWLLLGGGSNTVVADEGYPGSVLLVRSSGIELVAGGVPDGMVRLRVQAGHDWDSLVEACVERGWSGLEALSGIPGRAGAAPVQNIGAYGQELSDALHSITFLDRVSGEVRRIAAADLELGYRTSAIKQGLEGVVLSIDVQLTENRDVPNPMSAPIAYGQLADALGVTIGQRVSIRELRRTVLRLRASKGMVLDDSDHDTWSAGSFFTNPIVSERFARTLPANAPRFPIADPVPAPAVTSLDELAAGVPLRVPEPEPPHLVKLSAAWLIEHSGISRGYRLPGSGAAISSKHTLALTNQGNATAADVAQLARLVVQRVQSEFGVVLVPEPNLFGIEL from the coding sequence ATGACGGATCAGGACCTGTTGAACCTGGAGCGCGCCCCGAGGCTCAGCGAACTCACGACCCTGCGGGTCGGCGGACCGGCCGAGCGCGTGCTCGAGGCGCAGACCTCGGACGATCTCGTTCGCCTCGCCCAACAGCTCTGGGCCGAGGGCGAGGACTGGCTGCTGCTCGGCGGCGGCTCGAACACGGTGGTCGCCGATGAGGGTTACCCCGGCTCGGTGCTGCTCGTGCGCAGCTCGGGCATCGAGCTAGTGGCGGGCGGTGTGCCCGACGGCATGGTTCGGCTGCGCGTGCAGGCGGGGCACGACTGGGACTCGCTCGTCGAGGCTTGTGTCGAGCGCGGTTGGTCCGGTCTCGAGGCGCTTTCCGGGATCCCGGGCCGTGCCGGCGCGGCCCCGGTGCAGAACATCGGCGCCTACGGCCAGGAGCTCTCGGACGCCCTGCACTCGATCACCTTCCTCGACCGGGTGTCGGGCGAGGTGCGCCGCATCGCGGCCGCCGACCTCGAGCTCGGGTACCGCACCTCGGCGATCAAACAGGGTCTCGAGGGCGTCGTGCTCTCGATCGACGTGCAGCTCACCGAGAACCGTGATGTACCGAACCCCATGAGCGCCCCGATCGCGTACGGCCAGCTCGCTGACGCGCTCGGCGTGACGATCGGCCAGCGGGTCTCGATCCGTGAGCTACGACGCACGGTGCTGCGCTTGCGCGCGTCAAAGGGCATGGTGCTCGACGACAGCGACCACGACACGTGGAGCGCCGGCTCGTTCTTCACCAACCCGATCGTGTCGGAGCGGTTCGCGCGCACCCTCCCGGCGAACGCCCCGCGCTTCCCGATCGCCGACCCGGTTCCGGCGCCCGCCGTGACGAGCCTCGACGAGCTCGCCGCTGGTGTGCCGCTGCGGGTGCCCGAGCCCGAGCCGCCGCACCTGGTCAAGCTTTCGGCGGCCTGGCTGATCGAGCACTCCGGCATCTCGCGCGGCTATCGGCTGCCCGGTTCGGGCGCCGCAATCTCGTCCAAGCACACGCTCGCCCTCACCAACCAGGGAAATGCGACGGCGGCGGACGTGGCGCAGCTTGCCCGCCTCGTCGTGCAGCGCGTGCAGTCGGAGTTCGGCGTCGTGCTGGTGCCCGAGCCGAACCTGTTTGGGATCGAGCTCTAG